A genomic window from Yarrowia lipolytica chromosome 1D, complete sequence includes:
- a CDS encoding uncharacterized protein (Compare to YALI0D17314g, weakly similar to uniprot|Q9K3W1 Streptomyces coelicolor 4-coumarate:CoA ligase) — protein MIIHTSDTSSIRVNDLFCGNIADFIVKGGHSKSSKTSAIDAATGESLSHVNQHILSRQIASILTESGYEPNFDPKSHIGDVLVTLFPNSIYSSPVHWAALIRGGTVSPASVSYTLNELAHQVRTVRPKVIVACKSKVSLAKKAVLMARVKTAVLELEHVISNAPKYPESDSVKFNKNSGYRRVAYLAMSSGTSGGIFKAVKITHFNITSCIQVCQKSAPNRDTASQIASAVIPVSHLYGLSKFLIMAPYVGSTTVFHEKFEIKEFLEAQKQFQVNSWPIVPPLVVLLTNHPLVKEFSESLRAHLRIVCCGAAPLGEKAARDFLTAITGSPDGIIQPTITSRDKSKSRDSGFFSSIRAHVADPAAAGITSANTAESAGQSRDAPRLQIIQGWGLTETSPTCTTFDPLDPDLHIKACGKIVANTEIRIRGQGQDLQKAPILIENYDAYPSKETLPIGDIYVRGPQVTLGYLNDDHADSVSFEQCYDPHVPWFHLKWFKTGDVGFIDAKGRVMVVDRTKEMIKSMGKQVAPAEIEDLLLSHELVADAAVIGVSNEKLGTESPRAFVVPKSGFKAAELRSWTDSQLPKHKQLHGGIVLVDKVPKNASGKILRRVLRERRGDLVEGVKLSKL, from the coding sequence atgatCATCCACACGTCCGATACCTCCTCGATCCGAGTCAACGATCTGTTCTGTGGCAACATTGCAGACTTCATCGTCAAGGGCGGCCATTCCAAGAGCTCCAAAACAAGTGCTATCGATGCAGCCACCGGGGAGTCTCTCTCGCACGTTAACCAACATATCCTCTCACGTCAGATTGCCTCAATTCTGACAGAATCCGGTTATGAGCCCAATTTCGACCCCAAGTCTCACATTGGAGACGTACTTGTCACCCTCTTCCCCAACTCCATCTACAGCAGTCCCGTTCACTGGGCAGCTCTGATTCGAGGAGGAACCGTGTCTCCAGCTTCTGTGTCTTACACTCTGAACGAGCTGGCTCATCAGGTGCGAACTGTGCGGCCTAAGGTCATTGTCGCCTGCAAGAGCAAAGTCAGCCTGGCAAAGAAGGCGGTACTGATGGCTAGAGTCAAGACAGCGGTTCTGGAACTTGAACATGTGATTTCAAACGCCCCAAAATACCCAGAATCCGACTCTGTCAAGTTCAACAAAAACTCTGGATACCGCAGAGTAGCGTACCTGGCCATGAGCAGCGGCACCTCAGGAGGAATTTTCAAGGCAGTCAAAATCACCCACTTCAACATTACCAGCTGCATTCAAGTGTGCCAAAAGTCTGCTCCAAACAGAGACACAGCGTCGCAAATTGCCTCGGCAGTGATTCCCGTCTCCCATCTCTACGGACTGAGTAAGTTTCTGATTATGGCCCCTTACGTGGGCAGCACCACTGTGTTCCATGAGAAATTCGAAATCAAAGAATTTCTGGAGGCCCAGAAACAATTCCAAGTGAATTCTTGGCCCATCGTACCGCCTCTAGTAGTCCTGCTGACCAACCATCCACTTGTCAAAGAGTTCTCTGAGTCTCTGAGAGCCCATTTGCGTATTGTCTGCTGCGGAGCTGCTCCTCTAGGAGAAAAGGCTGCACGTGACTTCCTGACCGCCATTACAGGAAGCCCCGATGGTATTATTCAGCCGACAATAACTTCACGagacaagtccaagtccCGGGACTCCGGCTTCTTCAGCTCGATTCGGGCCCATGTGGCTGATCCAGCGGCAGCAGGCATCACATCAGCCAACACTGCTGAGTCTGCTGGTCAGTCCCGTGACGCTCCACGTCTCCAAATCATTCAGGGCTGGGGGTTGACCGAAACCTCACCCACGTGCACGACTTTTGATCCCTTGGACCCCGACCTCCACATCAAGGCTTGTGGCAAGATTGTTGCCAACACCGAGATTCGAATTCGGGGCCAAGGTCAGGATTTACAGAAGGCTCCTATTTTGATTGAAAATTATGACGCCTATCCTTCCAAAGAGACACTACCTATTGGAGATATCTATGTACGAGGTCCCCAAGTGACTCTGGGTTACCTGAACGACGATCATGCCGACTCTGTCTCTTTCGAGCAGTGCTATGATCCCCACGTTCCCTGGTTTCATCTCAAGTGGTTCAAGACTGGAGACGTTGGTTTTATTGACGCCAAAGGACGTgtcatggtggtggatcGAACCAAGGAGATGATCAAGAGTATGGGGAAGCAGGTTGCTCCAGCTGAAATTGAagatcttcttctgagcCACGAGCTTGTTGCTGACGCTGCTGTGATTGGTGTTTCCAACGAGAAGCTTGGAACCGAGTCCCCCCGTGCCTTTGTTGTTCCCAAGAGCGGTTTCAAGGCTGCTGAGTTGCGATCTTGGACTGACAGCCAGCTCCCCAAGCATAAACAGCTACATGGGGGTATTGTCTTGGTAGACAAGGTTCCCAAGAACGCATCTGGCAAGATTCTGAGGAGAGTCCTGAGAGAGAGACGTGGCGACCTCGTTGAAGGAGTTAAACTTAGTAAGCTCTAG